One Thalassotalea hakodatensis DNA segment encodes these proteins:
- a CDS encoding YkvA family protein — protein sequence MAFEVTFELSDSDLDHFRDVMKKAQQGAKVLSQASILDNARKLSEDVKGGVPAFVSERIKKLETLVAMIEDSEWQIPEEEKNDVLTALAYFSDPEDLVPDHIPALGFLDDAIMIELVAEELKDDIEAFEEFCAYREREQARSGDAPITTEDWLDAKRRELHSRMRNRRSTRRGGRSSFRSIF from the coding sequence ATGGCGTTTGAAGTGACCTTTGAATTATCAGATTCAGATCTAGACCATTTTCGTGATGTAATGAAGAAAGCTCAACAAGGAGCAAAAGTATTATCACAAGCAAGTATTTTAGATAATGCGCGTAAATTAAGCGAAGATGTAAAAGGTGGTGTTCCTGCTTTTGTTAGTGAGCGTATTAAAAAATTAGAAACGCTAGTCGCGATGATTGAAGATAGTGAATGGCAAATACCAGAAGAAGAAAAAAACGACGTACTTACAGCACTTGCTTATTTTAGTGATCCTGAAGATCTCGTGCCTGATCATATTCCAGCATTAGGCTTTTTAGATGATGCCATCATGATTGAACTCGTGGCCGAAGAACTTAAAGATGATATTGAAGCGTTTGAAGAGTTCTGTGCTTATCGTGAAAGAGAGCAAGCACGCTCTGGTGACGCACCAATTACTACCGAAGATTGGTTAGATGCAAAACGACGTGAACTTCATAGCCGTATGCGTAACCGTAGGTCTACACGCCGAGGTGGCCGCTCATCATTCCGTTCGATTTTCTAA
- a CDS encoding DUF3667 domain-containing protein: MDHEQQLQRSPPEASAQPHIKECDNCHAPINGPYCSQCGQEAESTLTYFWTVILHILDDIFSFDSRANRTLLPLLFRPGFLTNQYFAGHRVHYIPPLRLYLFISIIFFISLKFFASADLQSEHTKEIESLSKEISKIEAIYKAQEATVNISDKLTLLASLESKLADIKGKDTINNRNFYLLIQKLVEAEKKQTTAKKLTVEEQEQYQKLVAKWQNVLAGKAEPNNTGGVQFSNNPDGTFTFNWLTPSANKKLEQATNTIEKKVQNSSLEQLFEQALDKLPQLMFVLLPIFAVLLKIMYMFSKRLYLEHLTVALHSHSFIFLAVLLIELISLLQDMLPPSSGIMVDGLQFIITLGIIWIPVYLYLMQVRVYQQGHFFTLLKYGVIGIIYILLLTIAFLIAFIWGVTDLPS; this comes from the coding sequence ATGGATCACGAACAGCAGCTTCAAAGAAGTCCTCCTGAGGCATCCGCTCAACCACACATCAAAGAATGTGATAACTGTCATGCGCCAATAAACGGGCCTTATTGTTCGCAATGTGGGCAAGAGGCTGAATCAACATTGACATATTTTTGGACGGTCATTCTACATATTCTAGACGATATATTTAGCTTTGATTCACGCGCTAATCGAACATTATTGCCCTTGTTATTTCGCCCTGGCTTTTTAACTAATCAATACTTTGCAGGTCATAGGGTACATTATATTCCCCCGCTTAGACTTTATTTGTTTATCAGTATTATCTTTTTTATCTCTTTAAAGTTTTTTGCTTCCGCAGATTTACAATCAGAACATACTAAGGAAATTGAAAGTTTATCAAAGGAAATTAGTAAAATTGAGGCAATTTATAAAGCACAAGAAGCCACAGTAAACATTTCTGATAAGCTAACGTTATTAGCCTCTTTAGAAAGTAAACTTGCTGATATAAAAGGAAAGGACACCATTAATAATCGTAATTTTTACCTATTAATACAAAAACTAGTTGAAGCGGAAAAAAAACAAACCACAGCAAAGAAATTAACCGTTGAGGAGCAAGAACAATATCAAAAGCTTGTCGCTAAATGGCAGAATGTTCTCGCAGGAAAGGCTGAGCCAAACAACACAGGTGGTGTGCAATTTAGCAATAATCCCGATGGTACTTTTACGTTTAATTGGTTAACCCCGAGTGCAAATAAAAAACTTGAACAAGCAACCAACACCATTGAGAAAAAGGTACAAAACTCATCTTTAGAGCAACTATTTGAGCAAGCGTTAGATAAATTGCCGCAACTAATGTTTGTGTTACTACCTATTTTTGCCGTGTTATTGAAAATAATGTATATGTTTTCAAAAAGACTTTATTTAGAACACCTGACCGTTGCTTTACACAGCCACAGTTTTATCTTTTTAGCCGTGTTATTAATTGAATTAATATCTTTGCTTCAAGATATGCTGCCACCTTCAAGCGGCATTATGGTTGATGGCTTACAATTTATTATTACCCTCGGCATCATTTGGATACCAGTTTACTTATACCTCATGCAAGTGCGTGTGTATCAACAAGGTCATTTTTTCACGCTGCTCAAGTATGGAGTCATAGGAATAATTTATATACTGTTATTAACTATCGCCTTTTTAATCGCTTTTATTTGGGGGGTGACAGACCTTCCTAGTTAG
- the lysS gene encoding lysine--tRNA ligase — protein MTEQIQDENKLIAERRGKLAQIRENCSANGHPNKFDRKHYAADLQAAHGEKDKETLESETDVYSIAGRVMAKRGPFMVLQDMTGRVQAYADKNVQKDIKARWGLLDIGDIIGVTGTLHKSGKGDLYVNMDEYQLLTKSLRPLPEKFHGLQDTETKYRQRYVDLIINEDTRDTFKVRSKVVEGIRRFLAERDFMEVETPMLQTIPGGATAKPFVTHHNALDVEMFMRIAPELYLKRLVVGGFERVFEINRNFRNEGLSTRHNPEFTMIEFYQAYADYNDLMDLTEEMLRTVAEEVLGTSMIRNTVKNADGEVVEEKFYDFGKPFARLSMVDAILKYAPEGIITSEDEAALRDPENNVDTIKALAKKAHVKEGDAAKVWGPGKYICEIFEELAEHQLDQPTFITEYPWEVSPLARRNDENSFITDRFEFFVGGRELANGFSELNDAEDQAERFRKQVEEKDAGDDEAMHFDDDYIRALEHGMPPTAGEGIGIDRLVMLFTDSPTIKDVILFPHMRPVAE, from the coding sequence ATGACAGAGCAAATTCAAGACGAAAATAAATTGATTGCCGAGCGTCGCGGCAAATTAGCGCAAATTCGAGAAAACTGTTCGGCCAATGGCCACCCAAACAAGTTTGATCGAAAACACTATGCAGCTGATTTACAAGCTGCACACGGCGAGAAAGATAAAGAAACGCTTGAATCTGAAACTGACGTTTATAGCATTGCTGGCCGCGTAATGGCGAAGCGTGGCCCATTCATGGTGCTTCAAGATATGACAGGTCGCGTGCAAGCTTATGCAGATAAAAATGTACAAAAAGATATTAAAGCGCGTTGGGGCTTGTTAGATATTGGTGACATTATTGGTGTAACGGGTACTTTGCATAAATCAGGCAAAGGTGACTTGTACGTTAATATGGATGAATACCAGTTATTAACGAAATCATTGCGCCCGTTACCTGAAAAATTTCATGGCTTACAAGATACAGAAACAAAATACCGTCAACGTTATGTTGATTTGATCATCAATGAAGACACACGTGATACTTTCAAAGTTCGTTCGAAAGTTGTTGAAGGTATACGTCGCTTTTTAGCCGAACGTGACTTTATGGAAGTTGAAACGCCAATGCTACAAACCATTCCAGGTGGTGCAACGGCAAAACCATTTGTAACTCATCATAATGCCTTAGACGTTGAAATGTTTATGCGTATCGCGCCAGAGCTATACTTAAAACGTTTAGTTGTCGGTGGTTTTGAGCGTGTCTTCGAAATTAACCGTAACTTTAGAAATGAAGGCTTATCAACGCGTCATAACCCAGAATTTACCATGATTGAATTCTATCAAGCGTATGCTGATTATAATGACTTGATGGATTTAACCGAAGAAATGCTTCGCACAGTTGCCGAAGAGGTATTAGGCACAAGCATGATCCGTAATACGGTGAAGAACGCTGATGGTGAAGTGGTTGAAGAAAAATTTTATGACTTTGGTAAACCATTCGCTCGTTTATCAATGGTTGACGCCATTCTAAAATATGCGCCAGAAGGAATAATAACTTCAGAAGATGAAGCGGCATTGCGTGATCCTGAAAATAACGTTGATACCATTAAGGCTTTAGCGAAGAAAGCACATGTGAAAGAAGGTGATGCGGCAAAAGTGTGGGGGCCAGGTAAATATATCTGTGAGATCTTCGAAGAATTAGCTGAACATCAGCTTGATCAACCTACGTTTATCACAGAATACCCTTGGGAAGTGTCACCGTTAGCACGTCGCAATGACGAGAATTCCTTCATTACTGATCGCTTCGAGTTTTTCGTTGGTGGTCGAGAACTTGCTAATGGCTTTTCAGAATTAAATGATGCAGAAGATCAAGCAGAGCGTTTTCGTAAGCAAGTAGAAGAAAAAGACGCTGGCGATGACGAAGCAATGCATTTTGACGATGACTATATTCGTGCTTTAGAGCATGGTATGCCGCCAACAGCCGGTGAAGGTATTGGCATCGATCGATTAGTGATGTTATTTACAGATTCTCCAACGATTAAAGACGTTATTTTATTTCCGCATATGAGACCAGTTGCTGAGTAA
- the prfB gene encoding peptide chain release factor 2 (programmed frameshift), which translates to MFEVNPVVNQIKEIRERTQMLRGYLDYDLKAERLVEVVRELELPDVWNEPERAQALGKERANLEAVVETIATLEAGCEDIEGLIELAVEEDDEETFEDAQQEVAVLVENLEKLEFRRMFYGEQDAADCYLDIQSGSGGTEAQDWAEMLMRMYLRWGEAHGFKTEVIEVTDGDVAGIKGCTIKYTGDYAYGWLRTETGVHRLVRKSPFDSSGRRHTSFASAFIYPEIDDNIDIDINPADLRVDTFRASGAGGQHVNKTDSAIRITHIPTGAVVACQSDRSQHKNRATAMKLLKAKLYEMEIQKQNESKQELEDGKSDIGWGSQIRSYVLDDSRIKDLRTGVENRNTQAVLDGDLDKFIEASLKSGL; encoded by the exons ATGTTTGAAGTAAATCCAGTAGTAAATCAAATAAAAGAAATTCGCGAACGCACACAGATGCTTCGGGGGTACCTT GACTATGATCTTAAAGCAGAGCGACTTGTTGAAGTTGTAAGGGAATTAGAATTACCCGATGTTTGGAACGAGCCCGAACGCGCGCAAGCGCTGGGTAAAGAACGTGCTAACCTAGAAGCCGTGGTAGAAACCATTGCTACGCTAGAAGCAGGTTGTGAAGATATTGAAGGATTAATTGAGCTAGCCGTAGAAGAAGACGACGAAGAAACCTTTGAAGATGCGCAACAAGAAGTTGCTGTTTTAGTCGAAAACCTTGAAAAACTAGAATTTCGCCGCATGTTTTATGGCGAACAAGACGCCGCTGATTGTTACTTAGATATACAATCAGGATCTGGCGGCACCGAGGCACAAGACTGGGCTGAAATGCTGATGCGTATGTACTTACGTTGGGGTGAAGCTCACGGATTCAAAACCGAAGTTATCGAAGTAACCGATGGTGATGTGGCTGGTATAAAAGGCTGTACGATTAAATATACGGGTGATTATGCTTACGGATGGTTGCGCACTGAAACTGGTGTTCACCGTTTAGTGAGAAAATCACCTTTTGACTCTAGCGGTCGAAGACATACCTCATTTGCCTCAGCGTTTATTTATCCAGAAATTGATGACAATATCGACATTGATATTAACCCTGCTGATCTACGTGTTGATACCTTCAGAGCATCTGGTGCTGGTGGGCAACATGTAAACAAAACAGACTCTGCTATTCGTATTACGCATATTCCTACTGGTGCAGTTGTGGCATGTCAAAGTGATCGCTCGCAACATAAAAACCGTGCAACAGCCATGAAGCTATTAAAAGCAAAATTGTATGAAATGGAAATTCAAAAACAAAACGAAAGTAAGCAAGAACTAGAAGATGGTAAGTCTGATATTGGCTGGGGAAGCCAAATACGTTCTTACGTACTTGATGACAGTAGAATTAAAGATTTACGAACCGGTGTTGAGAACCGCAATACACAAGCTGTACTCGATGGCGATTTAGATAAATTTATTGAGGCAAGCCTTAAATCGGGTTTGTAG
- the recJ gene encoding single-stranded-DNA-specific exonuclease RecJ, producing the protein MTQSMTITRRTIVDDSFLPNDLHPTIKQIYASRGVNHADELTLNVNKLIDVKQLMGLDAACSVLHQAIIAQDIIVIVGDFDADGATSTALMMQALTWLGSKHHHFIVPNRFEYGYGLTPEIVDIAHQQKAKLLITVDSGISCLRGVAHAKSLGMKVIVTDHHLPGQTLPNADAIINPNQPKCQFPSKSLAGVGVAFYFMLAMRKYLRDINWFTEQALAEPNLARLLDLVALGTVADVVSLDNNNRILVEQGLKRIRAGHTRPGIQALIEVANKDQRQLVASDFGFALGPRINAAGRLDDMSFGIHCLLAPDMMSARTMAIELDALNKSRREIEQGMQQEAETILQRLDVDINALPYAISLFHPQWHQGVIGIVAGRIKEKYYRPTIVFAANEAGDELKGSARSIAGLHIRDLLEHIDSQHPGLILKFGGHAMAAGLSIVKADFSRFQKLLNQYAQQWIAADKLQGQLLTDGELAIKDMTLPFAELLRQSGPWGQAFPEPVFEGVFTLEQQRIVGEKHLKLVLAKDKQVFDAIAFNVDVNLWPNHAATYVRVAYKLDINEFRGQRNVQLLVEQILAEPR; encoded by the coding sequence ATGACACAATCAATGACGATTACACGTCGAACTATCGTTGACGATAGCTTCCTTCCTAATGACTTACACCCAACAATCAAGCAAATTTATGCCAGTAGAGGAGTTAATCATGCCGATGAATTAACCCTCAATGTAAATAAGCTCATTGATGTAAAGCAATTGATGGGGCTTGATGCTGCCTGTTCGGTATTACATCAAGCGATTATTGCGCAAGATATTATTGTGATTGTTGGTGACTTTGACGCCGATGGTGCAACAAGCACTGCATTAATGATGCAAGCATTAACTTGGCTTGGTAGCAAACATCATCATTTTATTGTGCCAAATCGTTTTGAATATGGTTATGGGTTAACACCTGAAATTGTCGATATCGCCCACCAGCAAAAAGCAAAGTTATTAATCACGGTAGATAGCGGTATTAGTTGCCTTCGTGGCGTTGCGCACGCCAAATCGTTAGGCATGAAAGTGATTGTCACAGATCATCATTTACCCGGTCAAACCTTACCGAATGCAGACGCGATTATTAACCCTAATCAACCTAAGTGCCAGTTTCCAAGTAAGTCTTTAGCCGGCGTAGGTGTTGCTTTTTACTTTATGTTGGCAATGCGAAAGTATCTTAGAGATATTAATTGGTTTACCGAGCAAGCGTTGGCAGAACCTAATTTAGCGCGACTTTTAGATTTAGTGGCGCTTGGTACCGTGGCTGATGTTGTTTCGTTAGACAATAACAATCGCATTTTAGTGGAACAAGGGTTAAAAAGGATCAGAGCAGGGCATACAAGGCCAGGTATTCAAGCATTGATCGAAGTAGCGAATAAAGATCAACGACAATTAGTCGCTAGTGATTTTGGCTTCGCGCTTGGTCCGCGCATCAATGCTGCTGGTCGACTTGATGATATGTCGTTTGGCATTCATTGTTTATTAGCACCTGACATGATGTCAGCAAGAACAATGGCAATAGAGCTTGATGCATTAAATAAGTCTCGACGAGAAATCGAACAAGGCATGCAACAAGAAGCGGAAACTATATTACAACGCTTAGATGTTGATATTAACGCCTTACCGTATGCAATATCACTATTTCACCCGCAATGGCATCAAGGTGTAATCGGTATTGTTGCAGGGCGAATAAAAGAAAAGTATTACCGACCTACCATTGTGTTTGCAGCCAATGAAGCTGGTGATGAACTTAAAGGCTCTGCACGGTCTATTGCCGGTTTACATATTCGTGATTTACTCGAACATATTGACAGTCAGCATCCTGGGCTTATTTTAAAATTTGGTGGTCACGCGATGGCTGCAGGGCTTAGTATTGTAAAAGCGGATTTTTCACGTTTTCAAAAACTGCTAAATCAATACGCACAACAGTGGATTGCTGCCGATAAATTACAAGGGCAATTGCTTACCGACGGAGAGCTTGCCATTAAAGACATGACGTTACCTTTTGCGGAATTACTCAGACAAAGTGGGCCTTGGGGGCAGGCGTTTCCAGAGCCTGTATTTGAAGGTGTTTTTACCCTAGAGCAGCAACGAATTGTTGGTGAAAAACATTTAAAACTGGTGTTAGCAAAAGATAAGCAAGTGTTTGATGCCATCGCGTTTAACGTTGATGTTAATCTATGGCCAAATCATGCTGCTACCTACGTTCGTGTAGCATATAAGCTAGATATAAATGAATTTAGAGGACAACGAAATGTTCAACTTTTAGTTGAACAAATACTGGCGGAACCTCGTTAA
- the dsbC gene encoding bifunctional protein-disulfide isomerase/oxidoreductase DsbC, which produces MFSTRVFSAAIFNAALLFSSIAAVSAAESISAESKKLSQRLNQLIGLDVQSITPTPVDNIIEVTTDQGIFYASADGKFLIQGKLYGIGDNVINYTERSLAKLRMTGLSEFEKEMIVYPAKDEKHVVTIFTDITCGYCRQLHQQMSDYNDLGITIRYLPYPRSGVVDRYGNLTQGFKDLRSIWCHEKPANALTKAKAGSSVAQRICDKPLEEEFEFARQVGVNATPAIVFDNGMMIPGYKTPSSLIEILESMPTDG; this is translated from the coding sequence ATGTTTTCAACACGTGTTTTTTCCGCTGCGATATTTAACGCAGCACTATTGTTTTCTTCAATAGCTGCGGTAAGCGCAGCTGAGAGTATATCCGCAGAGAGTAAAAAATTATCACAACGACTGAACCAATTAATTGGTTTGGACGTTCAATCTATTACACCAACGCCGGTTGATAACATTATTGAAGTGACAACAGATCAAGGGATTTTTTATGCCAGTGCAGACGGAAAGTTCCTGATCCAAGGTAAGCTATATGGTATTGGGGATAACGTGATAAATTACACCGAGAGATCGCTTGCTAAATTACGCATGACAGGGCTCTCTGAGTTTGAAAAGGAGATGATCGTTTATCCCGCTAAAGATGAAAAACATGTCGTTACTATCTTTACTGATATTACTTGCGGCTACTGTCGTCAGCTACATCAGCAAATGAGTGACTATAACGACCTTGGTATAACGATTCGCTACTTACCTTATCCGCGTTCTGGTGTCGTAGACCGTTATGGTAATTTAACGCAAGGTTTTAAAGATTTACGTTCTATTTGGTGTCATGAAAAGCCAGCTAACGCGCTGACAAAAGCTAAAGCTGGCTCTTCTGTTGCACAACGTATTTGTGATAAACCGCTTGAAGAAGAGTTTGAGTTTGCCCGCCAAGTAGGTGTTAACGCAACACCAGCAATTGTTTTTGATAATGGCATGATGATCCCAGGTTATAAAACGCCTTCATCTTTAATTGAAATATTAGAAAGTATGCCGACTGATGGTTAA
- the fldB gene encoding flavodoxin FldB codes for MNIGLFYGSTTCYTEIAAEKIQAEFPEHSITLFNLKETSLSECLTFDILIFGISTWDYGEIQEDWESQWQDIAQLDLNGKIIALYGMGDQIGYTDWFQDALGLLHDQVIAQGGYVIGQWPNSGYEFAASKALTENGEHFVGLALDEDNQYDLSDERIATWCQQITNEISEILQH; via the coding sequence ATGAATATTGGTCTTTTTTACGGTTCAACAACCTGCTACACCGAAATAGCAGCTGAGAAAATACAGGCAGAATTTCCAGAACACAGCATCACGTTGTTTAATTTAAAAGAAACAAGCCTAAGTGAATGTTTAACATTCGACATCCTGATTTTTGGAATATCTACATGGGATTACGGTGAAATTCAAGAAGACTGGGAAAGCCAATGGCAAGACATTGCGCAATTAGATCTGAATGGGAAAATTATCGCCCTTTATGGCATGGGTGATCAAATTGGTTACACAGACTGGTTTCAAGATGCGCTTGGTTTATTACATGATCAAGTTATCGCCCAAGGCGGTTATGTTATTGGTCAGTGGCCTAATAGCGGTTATGAATTTGCCGCATCTAAAGCACTAACTGAAAATGGTGAACATTTTGTTGGTCTTGCACTTGATGAAGACAACCAATATGACTTATCAGATGAGCGTATTGCCACTTGGTGCCAACAGATTACAAATGAAATATCAGAAATTCTGCAACATTAA
- the srmB gene encoding ATP-dependent RNA helicase SrmB: protein MFEPFELDSALLAGIKEAGYKKPTSIQSLVIPEAMTGKDILASAPTGTGKTAAFLLPAAQHLLDYPRTKPGFPRVLVLTPTRELALQISEHSEQLTAQTNIKTGVITGGVNYGSHKEILTSTTDMLIATPGRLLEYIETEQFDAREIEILILDEADRMLDMGFSETINRIIGEARWRKQTMLFSATLEGSGVVKFSKDILNEPVYLEATPSRKEKGKIHQWIHLADDKDHKLDLLINTLKQEEVTRAVVFANKRETVQTLSGKLYAAQIPCAWLEGKMPQDKRNSAVERVRNGKVRVLIATDVAARGLDIDDISHVINFDMPRKADIYLHRIGRTGRAGNKGTAISLTEAHDMANVAKIERYMGERLTRRVIESLRPKHKEARVAVKKPKVKKSAAQKKAKAKKISKRVKK, encoded by the coding sequence ATGTTTGAACCTTTTGAACTTGATTCAGCCCTATTAGCCGGTATTAAAGAGGCGGGTTATAAGAAGCCGACTTCAATTCAATCTTTAGTTATTCCAGAAGCAATGACAGGAAAAGATATTCTTGCATCAGCTCCTACAGGTACTGGAAAAACCGCAGCATTTTTATTACCCGCTGCTCAGCATTTGCTTGATTATCCAAGAACAAAACCCGGCTTTCCTAGAGTATTAGTGCTAACACCAACACGTGAACTTGCTCTGCAAATCAGCGAACATAGCGAACAGTTAACCGCGCAAACCAATATAAAAACGGGCGTGATCACGGGTGGTGTAAATTACGGTAGCCATAAAGAAATACTCACCTCAACTACAGACATGCTGATTGCCACTCCTGGTAGGCTATTAGAGTACATAGAAACAGAGCAATTTGATGCACGTGAAATTGAAATATTGATCCTTGATGAAGCTGATCGAATGTTAGATATGGGCTTTTCAGAAACCATTAATCGAATTATCGGAGAAGCTCGCTGGCGAAAACAAACCATGTTGTTTTCAGCCACATTAGAGGGGTCAGGGGTTGTAAAATTTTCAAAAGATATTCTTAATGAACCAGTATACCTTGAAGCTACGCCATCTAGAAAAGAAAAAGGCAAAATTCATCAGTGGATCCACCTAGCTGATGATAAAGATCATAAATTAGATCTATTAATTAACACATTAAAACAAGAAGAAGTTACTAGGGCCGTAGTTTTCGCCAATAAAAGAGAAACAGTACAAACATTATCTGGCAAGTTATATGCTGCACAAATTCCCTGTGCATGGCTTGAGGGGAAAATGCCACAAGACAAAAGAAACAGTGCCGTTGAGCGTGTACGAAATGGAAAAGTACGCGTTCTAATTGCCACTGATGTAGCAGCGCGAGGCTTAGATATAGACGATATATCTCACGTTATAAATTTTGATATGCCACGTAAAGCTGATATTTACCTGCATCGTATTGGTCGAACAGGTCGAGCAGGCAACAAAGGCACCGCGATTTCATTAACAGAAGCGCATGACATGGCGAACGTTGCTAAAATAGAGCGTTATATGGGCGAGCGTCTAACTAGAAGAGTCATTGAATCATTAAGGCCCAAACATAAAGAAGCACGCGTTGCAGTAAAAAAACCTAAAGTAAAAAAATCTGCCGCACAAAAAAAAGCCAAAGCAAAAAAAATTAGTAAGCGTGTAAAGAAGTAG
- a CDS encoding FecR family protein, which translates to MANHSVHDPIRLQASAWISRLNRGLTDEEKPQLIAWINQNPKHHKAIYKCASFFDNIAHLEELNGVFPLEENPRIWTTNVIISTAILLAIAISLTVASFYWIKKLNNTPSTRFYATNIGESHQYTLPDGSKVLLNSNSKVSVNYTETSRVVNLIYGEGQFNVEKNADKPFIVIVGRKSFTALGTIFNVEKSNEMDMELIVTEGVVLISDSTLDHAQLKQRINHEQQKTHSRDIITAHEKASIENSRNQHVATLSMPQLSKALAWQQGMLIFDSQPLMEVLQEVSRYTDIQFEILSSDIANIEISGTYNTGDVKKLLASLAHNFNIQYKYNATNTVQLSLK; encoded by the coding sequence ATGGCAAATCATTCTGTTCATGACCCTATACGTTTACAAGCGAGTGCTTGGATAAGCCGTTTAAATCGTGGGCTAACAGATGAAGAAAAGCCGCAATTAATCGCATGGATTAATCAAAACCCTAAACATCATAAAGCCATTTATAAATGTGCTTCCTTTTTTGATAATATTGCCCACCTTGAAGAGCTCAATGGTGTATTTCCTTTAGAAGAAAATCCCCGTATCTGGACAACTAACGTCATCATTTCTACCGCCATCCTACTGGCAATTGCCATTTCTTTAACGGTTGCTTCTTTCTATTGGATTAAAAAACTCAACAACACACCATCTACACGTTTTTATGCCACGAACATTGGTGAATCACACCAATACACTTTACCTGATGGCAGCAAAGTATTACTAAACTCTAACAGCAAAGTCAGCGTAAATTATACGGAAACCTCAAGAGTCGTTAATTTAATTTATGGTGAAGGTCAATTTAATGTCGAAAAAAATGCTGATAAACCCTTTATTGTTATTGTTGGGCGCAAGTCCTTTACCGCATTAGGCACCATTTTTAATGTTGAAAAAAGCAACGAAATGGACATGGAACTCATTGTCACCGAAGGTGTGGTTTTAATTAGTGATTCAACCCTAGATCATGCTCAATTAAAACAACGTATCAACCACGAGCAACAAAAAACTCACTCAAGAGACATTATTACTGCGCATGAGAAAGCAAGCATTGAAAACTCACGAAATCAACACGTAGCTACGCTATCTATGCCGCAATTATCAAAAGCACTGGCTTGGCAGCAAGGTATGTTAATTTTCGACAGCCAACCTCTAATGGAAGTGTTGCAAGAAGTGAGTCGTTATACAGACATTCAATTTGAAATATTGTCGAGCGATATAGCTAACATTGAAATATCAGGCACCTATAACACTGGTGATGTAAAAAAATTATTAGCATCTTTAGCACATAATTTTAATATTCAATACAAGTACAACGCGACAAACACCGTACAATTATCATTAAAATAG